Proteins encoded within one genomic window of Anaerolineae bacterium:
- a CDS encoding ABC transporter ATP-binding protein produces MALAQPRDRGPEVSSDEAVVRTVDLVRTYHLGSEPVYALRGVNLSVPRGQFVALKGRSGSGKTTLLNLISGLDSPTSGQVYLLGHDLAKASEAELLELRRRHIGFVFQSFALIPTFSAFENVDLMLRIGGFDRRERSRRVRECLDLVGLLRWAGHRPYELSGGQQQRVAIARALANRPELLIADEPTGELDSVTGRQILELFREIVDSEGVTLVMATHDPTVEDYADIIYELVDGQILEAKDMRTYLSALGSQPGTTQSRR; encoded by the coding sequence TCCGACGAAGCGGTAGTGCGCACGGTGGACCTGGTGCGCACGTATCACCTGGGCTCTGAGCCCGTCTACGCCTTGCGCGGAGTAAACTTGAGCGTTCCCAGGGGGCAGTTCGTGGCCCTCAAGGGCCGCTCAGGCTCAGGCAAGACCACGCTGCTGAACCTGATCAGTGGACTGGACTCGCCCACCTCGGGCCAGGTATACCTCCTCGGGCACGACCTGGCCAAAGCGAGTGAAGCCGAGCTTCTCGAGCTGCGTCGCCGGCATATTGGCTTCGTGTTCCAGTCTTTCGCTCTCATACCGACGTTCTCGGCTTTCGAGAACGTGGATCTGATGTTGCGCATCGGCGGGTTCGATCGGCGGGAGCGCAGTCGTCGGGTCAGGGAGTGCCTGGACCTGGTAGGGCTGCTCCGGTGGGCAGGGCATCGCCCATACGAGCTCTCTGGCGGCCAGCAGCAGCGCGTCGCCATCGCCCGGGCCTTGGCTAACCGCCCAGAGCTCTTGATCGCTGACGAGCCTACCGGGGAGCTCGACAGCGTGACCGGGCGGCAGATTCTGGAGCTGTTTCGGGAGATCGTGGACAGTGAAGGCGTGACCCTGGTGATGGCCACCCACGATCCCACCGTCGAGGACTATGCCGACATCATCTACGAGCTGGTTGACGGCCAGATCCTCGAAGCTAAGGACATGCGGACCTACTTGAGCGCCCTGGGCAGCCAGCCCGGCACAACTCAGTCGCGGCGGTAG